From a region of the uncultured Desulfatiglans sp. genome:
- a CDS encoding conserved hypothetical protein (Evidence 4 : Unknown function but conserved in other organisms): MPHAIFIHGLESGNQGTKAVYFRERFPKVLTPQFDGALVERMEVLEDILEPLEHLTLVGSSFGGLMAAIFAMLHPEKVCQIILLAPAIHLISASTYPVRPIPTPAILFHGIQDEVIPIEKVEPLSRELFQHLSFHRVDDDHFLHRTFRSIPWPLFLAPFQK, translated from the coding sequence GTGCCGCACGCTATCTTCATTCACGGCCTGGAGAGCGGAAATCAGGGGACAAAGGCCGTCTATTTCCGCGAGCGCTTTCCGAAGGTGCTGACCCCACAGTTCGACGGGGCGCTGGTCGAACGTATGGAGGTGCTCGAAGACATCCTTGAGCCGCTGGAGCACCTCACTCTGGTGGGGTCGAGCTTCGGCGGCCTCATGGCGGCCATTTTCGCCATGCTTCATCCTGAAAAGGTTTGCCAAATCATCCTTCTTGCCCCAGCCATTCACCTCATCTCAGCATCGACCTATCCCGTCCGGCCGATCCCCACCCCCGCCATCCTTTTCCACGGGATCCAGGATGAGGTCATTCCGATCGAAAAGGTAGAACCTCTCAGCCGGGAGCTTTTCCAACATCTCTCCTTTCATCGGGTCGATGACGACCATTTTTTGCATCGCACCTTCAGATCCATTCCCTGGCCGCTTTTTCTCGCTCCCTTCCAAAAATAG
- the glgB gene encoding 1,4-alpha-glucan branching enzyme (Evidence 2a : Function from experimental evidences in other organisms; PubMedId : 12196524, 3013861; Product type e : enzyme) — translation MMKNAREKGLLRAEELEALIQGEVADPFVWLGVHEVRSGADPAVAIRVLMPGAESVALLDGWGNGKIDVPMRDKRGFFELVTRGRQPLNPYRIRAAFPGGLESSFYDAYGFWPVLTEYDLYLFNEGRHHDIYRRLGAQVMEHQGVRGTLFAVWAPAAKRVGLVGDFNQWDGRRLRLRNRGSSGVWELFVPHVDSGALYKFEILTADNVLLLKSDPYGFRFEQRPKTASVVHDLGAFVWSDEVWMERRSRSQALSEPMAIYEMHAGSWRRREDEGGRWLTYRELADELIPYVKEMGFTHIEFLPLAEHPFDGSWGYQVTGYYGATSRFGSPEDLMFLVDACHRAEIGVLLDWVPAHFPKDPHALEFFDGSHLYEHADPRKGHHRDWDTLIFNYGRNEVRNFLVANALFWLDRFHFDGLRVDAVASMLYLDYSRSEGEWIPNRYGGRENLEAIDFLKEFNSLLYERFPGAITVAEESTAWPAVTRPVHLGGLGFLFKWNMGWMHDMLSFMQTDPVFRRYHMNNLTFALLYAFHENFMLPLSHDEVVHGKASLLEKMPGDDWQKFANLRLLFGYMYAEPGKKIIFMGGEFGQRKEWDHDRALQWELLQYAPHRGLQRFVRELNRLYLAEAALHQRDFDPGGFEWIDFKDADAAVVSFIRRALDPEEMLLFVFNFTPVPRSGYRIGAPKPGPHKILMDSDDLRFGGSGFVQGTEVLAASQPWHGQPYSLALTLPPLGMLVLKPPI, via the coding sequence ATGATGAAAAACGCGCGGGAAAAGGGCCTTTTGAGGGCGGAGGAACTGGAGGCGCTGATTCAGGGCGAGGTGGCGGACCCTTTCGTCTGGCTGGGTGTCCATGAGGTCCGTTCCGGCGCCGATCCGGCTGTGGCGATCCGGGTGCTCATGCCCGGGGCGGAAAGCGTGGCCCTGCTTGACGGCTGGGGGAACGGAAAGATCGACGTCCCCATGCGCGACAAGCGCGGCTTTTTCGAGCTTGTCACGCGGGGCCGGCAGCCGCTCAATCCCTATCGGATCAGGGCGGCTTTCCCCGGGGGGTTGGAGTCCAGCTTTTATGACGCCTATGGTTTCTGGCCTGTGTTGACCGAGTATGATCTCTATCTTTTCAACGAAGGCAGACACCACGATATTTACAGGAGACTCGGTGCCCAGGTTATGGAGCATCAGGGCGTCAGGGGAACGCTTTTTGCTGTCTGGGCGCCGGCGGCCAAAAGAGTCGGTCTGGTAGGAGATTTCAACCAGTGGGACGGACGGCGCCTCCGGCTGAGGAACCGGGGGAGCTCAGGCGTCTGGGAGTTGTTCGTTCCGCATGTGGATTCCGGGGCCCTGTACAAGTTCGAGATCCTCACCGCAGACAACGTCCTTCTGCTCAAGTCCGACCCTTATGGCTTCCGGTTCGAGCAGCGCCCGAAGACCGCGTCCGTCGTGCATGACTTGGGCGCTTTTGTCTGGTCGGACGAGGTGTGGATGGAAAGGCGGTCCAGGAGCCAGGCCCTCTCAGAGCCGATGGCGATCTACGAGATGCATGCCGGTTCATGGCGGCGGCGCGAGGATGAAGGGGGACGCTGGCTCACGTATCGTGAACTGGCCGATGAGCTCATTCCCTATGTCAAAGAGATGGGGTTTACCCATATCGAGTTTCTCCCCTTGGCCGAACATCCGTTCGACGGTTCATGGGGTTATCAGGTGACGGGTTATTATGGGGCTACATCCCGCTTTGGTTCCCCCGAAGACCTGATGTTCCTGGTCGATGCTTGCCACAGGGCGGAGATAGGCGTGTTACTCGACTGGGTTCCCGCTCATTTTCCCAAGGATCCCCATGCCCTGGAATTTTTCGATGGCTCGCACCTCTACGAGCACGCAGACCCGCGCAAGGGCCACCACCGGGATTGGGATACGCTCATCTTCAACTACGGCCGCAATGAAGTGCGCAATTTTCTTGTCGCCAACGCCCTCTTCTGGCTCGACCGCTTTCATTTCGACGGGCTGAGGGTGGACGCCGTAGCTTCGATGCTCTACCTCGATTACTCCCGGTCGGAGGGGGAATGGATTCCGAATCGTTACGGCGGGCGTGAAAATCTGGAGGCGATCGATTTTCTGAAAGAGTTCAACTCCCTCCTTTATGAGCGCTTTCCGGGGGCCATCACCGTAGCAGAGGAATCCACGGCCTGGCCGGCGGTTACACGCCCGGTGCATCTGGGAGGACTCGGGTTTCTCTTTAAATGGAATATGGGCTGGATGCACGATATGCTGAGCTTCATGCAGACGGACCCTGTCTTCCGGCGTTACCACATGAACAACCTGACTTTTGCCCTGCTTTACGCCTTTCACGAGAACTTCATGCTGCCTTTGTCCCACGATGAGGTCGTGCACGGGAAGGCCTCGCTCCTCGAAAAGATGCCGGGCGACGATTGGCAGAAGTTCGCCAACCTGCGGCTCCTGTTCGGGTATATGTATGCCGAGCCGGGCAAAAAAATCATTTTTATGGGCGGAGAGTTCGGGCAGCGCAAAGAATGGGACCACGATCGGGCGCTCCAGTGGGAGCTCCTGCAGTACGCCCCGCATAGGGGGTTGCAGCGATTTGTCAGGGAACTCAACCGCCTCTACCTCGCGGAAGCGGCGCTTCACCAAAGGGATTTCGATCCGGGCGGGTTCGAGTGGATCGATTTCAAGGATGCGGACGCGGCGGTGGTTTCGTTTATACGGCGGGCGCTGGATCCGGAGGAGATGCTGCTTTTTGTCTTCAATTTCACACCGGTGCCGCGGAGCGGCTATCGAATCGGTGCTCCCAAGCCCGGCCCGCACAAGATTCTGATGGATTCCGACGATCTGCGGTTCGGCGGATCGGGCTTCGTCCAGGGGACGGAGGTCCTGGCAGCTTCCCAGCCCTGGCACGGGCAGCCCTATTCGCTCGCCCTCACCCTCCCGCCTCTGGGGATGCTGGTCTTGAAACCGCCTATCTAA
- a CDS encoding hypothetical protein (Evidence 5 : Unknown function) produces MRFGGPAFRIPTDAGESDVPEMPLRGVGWKPRRVLCDPGVCGLPFKAILHGSEGDGRSRAGIFRQETRCDDKSPA; encoded by the coding sequence TTGCGTTTTGGGGGTCCTGCCTTTAGAATACCAACGGATGCAGGGGAGTCGGACGTTCCGGAGATGCCTTTGAGGGGCGTCGGCTGGAAACCGAGGAGAGTCCTTTGTGATCCTGGTGTTTGTGGCCTGCCGTTCAAGGCCATCCTCCATGGTTCCGAGGGCGACGGCCGCTCGAGAGCAGGGATTTTCAGACAGGAAACTCGATGCGATGACAAGTCTCCTGCATAA
- the surE gene encoding 5'-nucleotidase SurE, which translates to MNGPRLHVLLTNDDGIHAPGLYALHESLKRDFDLTIVAPEVEMSAVGHAITLSTPLRVRRIRKARRFYGYAVNGTPADCVKIAIQELLERPPDVVLSGINLGANVGVNVLYSGTVSAATEGAFLGVPSAAFSLATLRNPDYRFAARFSRRVIGFLRGAELRVGTALNVNIPAVPEAQIRGVVLTRQGISRFIERFEKRTDPRGHTYYWLTGETPVESGNPDTDGMALKNNYITITPIHYDLTCHSELERLKSTGPQPFEKWRGTCAE; encoded by the coding sequence ATGAATGGTCCGCGTCTTCATGTCCTATTGACGAATGATGACGGGATTCACGCCCCGGGCCTCTACGCCCTCCATGAATCGCTCAAGCGGGATTTCGACCTGACCATCGTTGCTCCGGAGGTCGAGATGAGTGCTGTAGGGCATGCTATAACCCTGTCAACGCCGCTCCGGGTCCGGCGTATTCGCAAGGCTCGGCGCTTTTATGGCTACGCGGTGAACGGCACGCCTGCCGATTGCGTCAAGATTGCCATTCAGGAGTTGTTGGAACGTCCTCCGGATGTGGTCCTTTCGGGAATAAACCTCGGTGCGAACGTTGGGGTCAACGTTCTCTATTCCGGGACGGTTTCAGCTGCGACCGAAGGGGCTTTCCTCGGTGTGCCGTCGGCCGCTTTTTCCCTGGCGACGCTCAGAAACCCGGACTACCGGTTTGCGGCGAGATTCAGCCGGCGGGTCATCGGGTTTCTTCGCGGGGCGGAGCTGCGTGTCGGGACAGCGCTCAACGTCAATATACCGGCTGTTCCCGAGGCACAGATCAGAGGGGTGGTTTTGACTCGGCAGGGGATTTCGAGGTTCATCGAACGTTTCGAAAAACGAACCGACCCACGGGGGCATACATATTACTGGCTGACGGGCGAAACGCCGGTAGAGAGCGGGAATCCCGATACGGATGGCATGGCGTTGAAGAACAATTACATTACCATCACCCCGATTCACTACGACCTGACCTGCCACAGCGAGCTTGAAAGACTGAAAAGCACAGGCCCCCAGCCGTTTGAGAAGTGGCGGGGAACCTGTGCCGAGTAG
- the glgP gene encoding Glycogen phosphorylase — MRPKIKYQVVPRFPDKLESLRRLAYNICFSWKDDIRGIFQRIDPALWRFCGENPVLMLGLVSQDRLEELARDQGFVAQLERVSGDFERYLSQPRVQAMDYSAEGPVQVAYFSAEFGLAVCLPIYSGGLGVLAGDHLKSASDLNLPLVAIGLLYQEGYFSQYLSSDGWQMETYPVNDFGNIPIKRVFDAENRPVNVTVQFKGQPVDVAVWRADVGRVPLYLLDTNLETNAPDVRQTTAQLYGGDREMRIRQEIVLGIGGVRALKALGIEPTVIHMNEGHSAFSALERINILRREHGLTFDAAREVVLASSVFTTHTPVPAGNDVFDPELVRAYFEEYTKELGLNFKVLLGYGRLDPRDNAEPFGMTTLALRLSAYSNGVSRLHGRVARQMWQRVWPHNPVEDIPIDHITNGIHVPTWISEEMGFLLDRYFGPNWPEERDNERVWSQVEQIPATELWRTHERSRERLVGFTRRRLAEQLKRRGASEAEVLRTAEILTPDALTIGFARRFATYKRATLLFRDPDRLARILNDPERPVQIIIAGKAHPQDNAGKEFIKRIIHLSRQERFRKRIVFLEDYNMHVAQHLVSGSDVWLNTPRRPLEACGTSGMKALANGSLNLSVLDGWWDEGYHPSFGWAIGHGEVYTDYEAQDDIESRDLYNLLEKEVIPIFYHRGDDGIPRAWVEKMRSGLRRLVPVFNAHRMVQDYLNRFYVPCSKRHTELIESDFAGAKDLAVWRQKLMTGWHEVAVEEVLSADGREMKVGDFIEVSSRIRLGSLSPEDVTVEAYYGKLDHNGEFAERQTIPLDVAETQGDRYVYSGRIAADGTGRFGYTVRVTPSMNRLENRFVFGLVSWA, encoded by the coding sequence ATGCGGCCGAAGATCAAATATCAGGTTGTTCCTCGCTTCCCCGACAAGCTCGAGAGTCTCAGACGCCTGGCTTATAACATTTGTTTCAGCTGGAAGGATGATATCAGAGGGATTTTCCAGCGGATCGATCCTGCGTTGTGGAGATTCTGCGGCGAGAATCCCGTCTTGATGCTGGGTTTGGTCAGTCAGGATCGCCTGGAAGAACTGGCCCGGGATCAGGGGTTTGTGGCCCAGCTGGAGCGGGTGAGTGGAGATTTCGAACGATACCTCTCGCAGCCGCGGGTGCAAGCCATGGACTATTCCGCCGAAGGGCCTGTGCAGGTCGCTTATTTCTCTGCGGAATTCGGCCTCGCGGTGTGTCTGCCCATCTATTCCGGCGGCCTTGGCGTCCTGGCCGGTGATCACCTGAAATCCGCGAGTGACCTGAATCTGCCGCTGGTCGCCATCGGTCTGCTCTACCAGGAAGGATATTTCAGCCAGTATCTGAGTTCGGACGGCTGGCAGATGGAGACCTATCCTGTAAACGATTTCGGCAATATCCCCATTAAGCGGGTTTTCGATGCCGAAAACCGGCCGGTCAACGTGACGGTTCAGTTCAAGGGGCAGCCGGTGGATGTCGCGGTCTGGCGCGCGGACGTGGGTCGTGTGCCGCTGTATTTGCTGGATACGAACCTGGAGACCAACGCGCCGGATGTCCGGCAGACGACGGCGCAGCTTTACGGCGGTGACCGGGAGATGCGGATCCGGCAGGAGATCGTACTCGGGATCGGAGGGGTACGGGCCTTGAAGGCCTTGGGGATCGAACCGACGGTGATCCACATGAACGAAGGTCACTCCGCCTTCTCGGCTCTCGAGCGGATCAATATCCTGCGCAGAGAACATGGCCTCACCTTCGACGCCGCCCGGGAGGTGGTGCTGGCCAGTTCGGTTTTCACCACCCACACCCCCGTGCCTGCGGGAAACGATGTGTTCGATCCGGAGCTCGTGCGGGCCTATTTCGAAGAATACACGAAAGAATTGGGATTGAACTTCAAGGTGCTTCTCGGATACGGGCGCCTGGATCCTCGGGACAACGCCGAACCCTTCGGCATGACGACGCTCGCGTTGAGGCTTTCCGCTTACAGCAACGGTGTAAGCCGGCTTCATGGACGGGTCGCGCGGCAGATGTGGCAGCGCGTGTGGCCCCACAACCCCGTCGAGGACATCCCGATCGACCACATCACCAACGGGATCCATGTCCCGACCTGGATCTCGGAGGAGATGGGCTTTCTGTTGGACCGTTATTTCGGCCCCAACTGGCCTGAGGAGCGAGACAACGAGCGGGTGTGGTCGCAGGTGGAGCAGATTCCGGCCACGGAGCTTTGGCGCACCCATGAACGCAGCCGCGAGCGGCTTGTAGGTTTTACCCGCCGCCGACTGGCGGAGCAGCTGAAACGGCGGGGAGCCTCGGAGGCGGAGGTGCTGCGCACGGCTGAAATCCTGACCCCCGACGCGCTGACGATCGGATTTGCGCGTCGTTTTGCTACGTATAAGCGCGCCACTCTTCTCTTCCGCGACCCTGACCGGCTTGCCAGGATCCTCAACGACCCCGAACGGCCCGTGCAGATCATCATCGCCGGCAAGGCGCATCCACAGGACAACGCTGGCAAGGAGTTCATCAAGCGGATCATCCATCTGAGCCGGCAGGAGCGGTTCAGAAAAAGGATCGTTTTCCTGGAGGACTACAACATGCACGTCGCCCAGCATCTGGTCTCCGGCAGCGACGTCTGGTTGAATACGCCCAGGAGGCCCCTCGAGGCCTGTGGAACCAGCGGTATGAAGGCCCTGGCCAACGGCTCCTTGAATCTGAGCGTACTGGATGGCTGGTGGGATGAGGGTTATCATCCGTCATTCGGATGGGCCATAGGGCATGGGGAGGTTTACACCGATTACGAAGCCCAGGACGACATCGAAAGCCGTGATCTCTATAACCTGCTTGAAAAGGAGGTCATCCCGATTTTTTACCACCGGGGAGATGACGGTATTCCCAGGGCCTGGGTCGAGAAGATGCGTTCGGGTCTGCGTCGCCTGGTGCCGGTTTTCAATGCGCACCGGATGGTGCAGGACTACCTGAACCGGTTTTACGTGCCTTGCTCTAAGCGGCACACCGAACTCATCGAAAGTGATTTTGCCGGGGCGAAAGACCTGGCGGTCTGGCGGCAGAAACTCATGACAGGGTGGCATGAGGTTGCGGTGGAAGAGGTCCTGTCCGCCGATGGACGGGAGATGAAGGTAGGGGACTTCATCGAGGTATCCTCCCGTATCCGGCTGGGGAGTCTGAGCCCCGAAGACGTTACGGTGGAGGCCTACTACGGCAAGCTGGACCATAACGGGGAATTTGCGGAACGGCAGACGATTCCGCTGGATGTGGCCGAGACGCAAGGGGATCGTTACGTCTATAGTGGACGGATAGCGGCGGACGGGACCGGCCGCTTCGGCTACACGGTGCGGGTGACCCCCAGTATGAATCGACTGGAAAACCGCTTTGTGTTTGGACTGGTGAGCTGGGCGTAA
- a CDS encoding hypothetical protein (Evidence 5 : Unknown function), whose product MTDSEPFSKENTTLPGKNQMKKGLRFPWLTILALLAIGLGVGYYFYSHQRPPNQHRAVIETAVQEEQPPTEAKPEQASGPEERATPEELGHETPESPATQEPAAGEPEPDPCDILFSRLQNYCEYLNGTEYFQRLSPQTDAYERFQAVLKQLADHPPVPAGETGSPRILLANLYHFFRTLKAQDLRLAKEILANEPDSIEDTFDMLFSWLMLNAPCGDPDGIRPSFEVTYTYAVFFANTVGGRAYLFRRPPSVRLVVQYYALMVIYEADQRKANSHGVDLLPLLAPLRNEISRFNDLIFQQQYLTNLDRIEYEYQRLR is encoded by the coding sequence TTGACGGATTCTGAGCCTTTTTCAAAGGAAAACACCACACTCCCTGGAAAGAATCAGATGAAAAAGGGTTTGCGCTTCCCATGGTTGACCATTCTTGCCCTGCTGGCGATAGGGCTTGGAGTCGGATACTATTTTTATTCGCACCAGCGACCGCCCAACCAGCATCGCGCCGTGATCGAAACGGCCGTGCAGGAAGAACAACCGCCTACGGAGGCGAAGCCGGAACAAGCCTCAGGTCCCGAGGAACGGGCAACGCCAGAAGAACTTGGCCATGAGACGCCTGAATCACCGGCAACACAGGAGCCTGCGGCCGGCGAGCCGGAGCCGGACCCCTGTGATATCCTGTTTTCACGCTTGCAGAATTATTGTGAATATCTCAACGGGACGGAATACTTTCAGCGCCTGAGTCCACAGACCGATGCCTACGAGCGTTTCCAGGCCGTCCTCAAACAACTGGCGGACCACCCCCCTGTGCCTGCCGGAGAAACCGGCAGTCCACGGATTTTGCTTGCCAATCTGTATCATTTCTTCAGGACGCTCAAGGCCCAGGACTTGCGCCTCGCGAAGGAGATCCTGGCAAACGAACCGGATAGCATCGAAGACACGTTCGATATGCTCTTCAGTTGGCTGATGCTGAACGCCCCTTGCGGAGACCCGGACGGCATCAGACCCTCTTTCGAAGTGACCTATACCTATGCGGTGTTCTTTGCCAACACGGTGGGAGGAAGAGCCTATCTTTTCCGGCGCCCCCCCAGCGTTCGGCTGGTTGTCCAGTATTATGCGCTCATGGTGATTTATGAAGCCGATCAAAGAAAGGCCAACTCACATGGTGTGGATCTTCTGCCCTTGCTCGCACCTCTTCGCAATGAGATCAGCCGTTTTAACGATTTGATCTTCCAGCAGCAATACCTGACAAACCTGGACCGTATCGAATACGAATATCAGCGGTTACGATAG
- the nifJ gene encoding Pyruvate-flavodoxin oxidoreductase → MTVTKKTVEGNEAAAHVAYAMSDVAAIYPITPSSTMGEYCDEWAAHGRKNIFGQVLKVVEMQSEAGAAGAVHGALSAGALATTFTASQGLLLMVPNMYKIAGELMPGVFHVSARAVATHALSIFGDHSDINAVKQTGFALLSSSSVQGVMDLALIAHLASIRSSVPFLHFFDGFRTSMEIQKIDVIDYADMAKLVDWDAIEEFRRGAMNPEYPQLRGTAQNPDIFFQNREACNPFYQQVPYIVQEEMDKVADITGRHFHLFDYIGDPEADRIIVAMASSCDVIEQTVNYMNKLGERVGLVKVRLYLPFSREHFLRTVPATVNRIAVLDRTKSPGAIGEPLYQDICTAFWAESKRPLVVGGRYGLGSKEFTPTMVKAVFDNLKGHTPKNHFTVGIKDDVSHTSLPLEEYVDTAPEGTVRCKFWGLGADGTVGANKNAIKIIGENTDLYAQAYFAYDAKKSGGITVSHLRFSPERIRSPYQLTKADFIACHNPGFVKQYDLLEGVSDGGSFLLNSPWSAEEMEAQLPNDMKRTIARKKLDFYNIDAVKIASELGLGGRINMIMQAAFFKIANVIPPEEALGYIKDAVRKTYGKKGEKVVQMNIDAVDKAIGALQKIDVPASWASAGQEHYEKRDEPEFVEKIMRPMLAQQGDRLPVSALPPDGVFPTATTQYEKRGIAIRVPEWQPENCIQCNQCSFVCPHAVIRPVLARPEDLEDAPKDFVTVEAKGKELKGYRYRIQISPLDCTGCGNCAQVCPAKKKALVMKPLETQREQEVRNHAFANDLPNPGELMPATSVKGSQFRKPLFEFSGACAGCGETPYLKLVTQLFGDRMMIANATGCSSIYGGSAPSCPYTVNEEGHGPAWANSLFEDNAEYGFGMELGVSQRREKLADIVREAVSRDINPDLKESLKNWLENMNDGDRSKQYGRAVIEGIERTMLDSEEEFDPILLEILERRDYLTKKSIWIIGGDGWAYDIGYGGLDHVVAMGHDVNLLVLDTEVYSNTGGQSSKSTPTAAVAKFAAGGKPLGKKDLGRMVMTYGYVYVASVAMGANKNQLLKAVLEAESYQGPSLIIAYSPCINHGINMGLSQEEEKKAVETGYWPLYRFDPRLKEEGKNPFILDSKDPEGDFKAFLMGEVRYSSLMRTFPKNAEKLFEKAEEDMRDRYEALKKMAGEVCS, encoded by the coding sequence ATGACTGTGACAAAAAAGACTGTTGAAGGAAACGAAGCCGCGGCTCATGTGGCCTATGCTATGAGCGATGTGGCGGCCATCTACCCCATAACCCCTTCGAGCACCATGGGGGAATATTGTGATGAATGGGCCGCGCACGGACGCAAGAACATCTTCGGCCAGGTGCTCAAGGTCGTGGAGATGCAGTCGGAAGCCGGCGCCGCCGGTGCCGTTCATGGTGCACTTTCGGCCGGGGCGCTGGCCACTACGTTCACCGCCTCTCAAGGCCTGCTCTTGATGGTCCCCAACATGTACAAGATCGCAGGGGAACTCATGCCCGGGGTTTTTCACGTGTCCGCCCGCGCTGTGGCCACCCATGCCCTCTCCATTTTCGGCGATCATTCGGACATCAACGCCGTCAAACAAACAGGTTTCGCTCTTCTCTCGTCATCATCCGTGCAGGGGGTCATGGATCTGGCCCTTATAGCGCATTTGGCCTCGATCCGCTCCAGTGTGCCTTTCCTCCATTTTTTCGACGGCTTCAGGACCTCCATGGAGATCCAGAAGATCGACGTCATCGATTACGCTGACATGGCAAAACTCGTGGACTGGGATGCCATCGAGGAGTTCCGCCGCGGCGCTATGAACCCGGAATATCCCCAGTTGCGAGGGACCGCCCAGAACCCGGATATCTTCTTTCAAAACCGCGAAGCGTGCAATCCCTTCTACCAGCAGGTCCCCTATATCGTCCAGGAAGAGATGGACAAGGTCGCGGACATCACCGGCCGGCATTTCCATCTTTTCGATTACATCGGCGACCCGGAAGCCGACCGCATCATCGTGGCCATGGCCTCGAGCTGCGATGTGATCGAGCAGACGGTCAACTACATGAACAAGCTCGGTGAACGCGTCGGACTGGTGAAGGTCCGGCTCTATCTTCCCTTTTCGAGGGAGCATTTCCTGAGGACCGTTCCTGCCACCGTCAACCGGATCGCCGTTCTAGACCGGACGAAATCCCCCGGCGCAATCGGTGAGCCTTTGTACCAGGATATCTGCACCGCTTTCTGGGCGGAGAGCAAGCGACCGCTTGTCGTCGGAGGACGCTACGGCCTCGGAAGCAAGGAATTCACTCCAACCATGGTCAAGGCCGTTTTCGACAACCTGAAAGGCCACACCCCCAAGAATCATTTCACAGTGGGCATCAAGGACGACGTCAGTCATACCTCCCTGCCTCTGGAGGAATACGTGGATACCGCTCCCGAGGGAACGGTCCGGTGCAAATTCTGGGGTCTGGGCGCTGACGGGACGGTCGGGGCCAACAAGAATGCCATCAAGATCATCGGAGAGAACACCGATCTGTACGCCCAGGCCTATTTCGCCTACGATGCGAAGAAGTCCGGGGGCATCACCGTGAGCCACCTGCGGTTTTCGCCTGAGCGTATCCGATCCCCATACCAGTTGACCAAGGCGGATTTCATCGCCTGCCACAACCCCGGTTTCGTCAAGCAGTACGACCTCCTCGAGGGCGTCAGTGACGGCGGTTCCTTTCTGCTCAACTCCCCCTGGTCCGCCGAGGAGATGGAAGCTCAGCTGCCGAATGACATGAAACGGACGATCGCACGGAAGAAACTGGATTTTTACAATATCGACGCCGTCAAGATCGCTTCTGAGCTCGGGCTCGGCGGCAGAATCAATATGATCATGCAGGCGGCCTTCTTCAAGATAGCCAACGTCATCCCGCCGGAGGAGGCCTTGGGTTACATCAAGGATGCGGTCAGGAAGACCTACGGCAAAAAAGGTGAAAAGGTCGTCCAGATGAACATCGATGCCGTCGACAAGGCGATCGGCGCCCTTCAGAAGATCGATGTTCCCGCATCCTGGGCCAGCGCCGGTCAGGAACATTACGAGAAGCGCGATGAACCCGAGTTCGTCGAGAAGATCATGCGGCCCATGCTGGCTCAGCAGGGCGACCGGCTGCCGGTGAGCGCCCTGCCGCCTGACGGCGTTTTTCCGACCGCTACGACACAATACGAAAAAAGAGGCATCGCGATCCGTGTGCCCGAATGGCAACCGGAAAACTGCATCCAATGCAACCAGTGCTCATTTGTCTGTCCCCATGCCGTCATCCGCCCCGTACTCGCCCGTCCCGAAGACCTTGAGGACGCGCCAAAGGACTTCGTCACCGTCGAAGCCAAAGGCAAGGAACTAAAGGGGTACCGCTACCGCATTCAGATCAGTCCGCTCGACTGCACGGGCTGCGGGAACTGCGCCCAAGTGTGTCCCGCCAAAAAGAAGGCCCTGGTCATGAAACCGCTTGAAACACAAAGGGAGCAGGAGGTTCGGAATCATGCCTTCGCCAACGATCTCCCGAACCCGGGAGAACTCATGCCGGCCACATCGGTCAAAGGCAGCCAGTTCCGCAAACCTCTCTTCGAATTTTCGGGGGCCTGCGCGGGCTGCGGTGAAACCCCTTACCTCAAACTGGTTACCCAGCTGTTCGGCGACCGTATGATGATCGCCAACGCGACGGGCTGCTCCTCGATCTACGGAGGATCCGCCCCGAGCTGCCCCTACACGGTCAACGAAGAAGGGCACGGGCCTGCCTGGGCCAATTCTCTGTTCGAGGACAATGCCGAGTACGGTTTCGGCATGGAACTCGGCGTTTCGCAGCGCCGTGAAAAGCTTGCGGACATTGTCCGTGAGGCCGTCAGCCGCGATATCAACCCTGACTTGAAGGAATCTTTGAAGAACTGGCTGGAAAATATGAATGACGGCGACCGATCCAAGCAGTACGGCCGCGCCGTCATCGAAGGGATCGAGCGGACTATGCTCGATTCGGAGGAGGAATTCGATCCGATCCTGCTGGAGATCCTGGAGCGCCGCGACTATCTCACCAAGAAATCCATCTGGATCATCGGCGGGGACGGATGGGCCTATGATATCGGCTACGGCGGCCTGGACCACGTCGTCGCCATGGGCCACGATGTCAACCTTCTCGTTCTCGACACCGAGGTCTATTCCAACACGGGCGGGCAGTCTTCGAAATCGACGCCCACCGCCGCCGTCGCCAAATTCGCCGCCGGGGGAAAACCCTTAGGCAAGAAAGACCTCGGCCGGATGGTCATGACCTACGGGTATGTCTATGTGGCTTCGGTCGCCATGGGCGCCAACAAGAACCAACTGCTCAAGGCCGTGCTCGAGGCCGAATCCTACCAGGGCCCCTCGCTCATCATCGCTTATTCTCCCTGCATCAATCACGGCATCAATATGGGACTGAGCCAGGAGGAAGAAAAGAAGGCCGTAGAAACCGGGTACTGGCCGCTTTACCGGTTCGACCCCCGTCTGAAAGAGGAGGGCAAGAATCCCTTTATCCTTGATTCCAAGGATCCCGAAGGCGACTTCAAGGCGTTCTTGATGGGTGAGGTTCGTTATTCGAGCCTTATGCGGACATTCCCCAAAAACGCCGAAAAGCTTTTCGAGAAGGCTGAAGAGGATATGAGGGACCGGTACGAAGCCCTCAAAAAAATGGCCGGTGAAGTCTGTTCTTAA